A portion of the Parasteatoda tepidariorum isolate YZ-2023 chromosome 5, CAS_Ptep_4.0, whole genome shotgun sequence genome contains these proteins:
- the LOC110282899 gene encoding UPF0449 protein C19orf25 homolog translates to MFQRKANLPTRPSIPSKEEILEDLSSANLDDVLFKIETETNFTDDNEGLNGTKESDDNHQKGSNPIESPDQAYEKISSFVDKMNNLEERLLTLKREKESLSKLEESLIADMSKIQKELLKKQSPST, encoded by the exons ATGTTTCAAAGGAAAGCAAACCTTCCTACAAGACCTTCAATCCCTTCGAAAGAGGAAATTTTAGAAGATTTATCTTCCGCAAATCTAGATGATGTTCTGTTCAAAATCGAAACAGAAACTAACTTTACTGATGATAATGAGG gattGAATGGTACTAAAGAATCAGATGATAACCATCAAAAAGGATCTAACCCAATTGAAAGTCCTGATCAAGCCTATGAAAAG ATTTCTTCATTTGTTGATAAGATGAATAATTTGGAAGAACGTCTCCTAacattaaaaagggaaaaagaaagtCTCTCTAAATTAGAAGAAAGTCTTATAGCAGATATgtctaaaattcaaaaagaattgCTGAAAAAGCAATCTCCATCTACATGA
- the LOC107446921 gene encoding outer dynein arm-docking complex subunit 3 isoform X1 gives MYQPSEEHIEQAKLDETDERLSEIHNNIHHIERRIRLADSEKKVDVEACNVEMKKNDLEIKQLMMQVKELEVKLIRSQKADENVIAKECRERSKELGNFKGKSAKEAINLADADVLELDKKCKATGHELELLKLAFMSSEKQLIDMETKCNENFENDPTEFDSLQRIRELENEQQKFNRDILECEVAQNKYKTMKEQLQTNQLSYPVLLLNVEREYESQQEDASLLDIRGIENPETLTSKGIGNGDFGMKETTHEDKKSIPFNIKIDQPETFAASEQEMELREMQESFDRIKEVTHASGIQDIERRFLVQKSMHEDLFDLKQRLVKSLNELKTQKKHLDSRMAIVKGVNIIEPKKDMVDELQITKSRYEEQEKRRSNAKLELEKLTSLLNEMESQEQVLLQVLEEHFPEVNVSLEERNASGTIKKIEKILQTKLEGRYKY, from the exons ATTCAGAGAAAAAAGTTGATGTAGAAGCCTGCAATGTGGAGATGAAGAAAAATGATCTAGAAATAAAACAGCTCATGATGCAAGTCAAAGAACTGGAAGTTAAACTTATACGATCTCAGAAA GCTGACGAAAATGTAATAGCTAAAGAATGTCGAGAAAGATCAAAAGAACTTGGAAACTTTAAAGGAAAATCAGCTAAG GAGGCAATTAATCTAGCTGATGCTGATGTTTTGGAATTGGATAAAAAATGTAAGGCAACCGGGCACGAACTGGAGCTTTTGAAACTTGCTTTTATGAGCAGCGAGAAGCAATTAATAGATATGGAAAcaaaatgcaatgaaaatttcgaaaatgacCCAACTGAGTTTGACAGTTTACAG aGAATAAGAGAACTTGAGAATGAACAGCAAAAATTTAACAGGGATATTCTTGAGTGTGAGGTAGCACAGAACAAATACAAAACGATGAAAGAGCAGTTACAAACG AATCAACTCTCTTATCCAGTACTTCTGCTGAATGTTGAAAGAGAATACGAGTCTCAACAAGAAGACGCTAGTCTTTTAGATATAAGAGGAATCGAAAATCCTGAGACACTAACATCAAAAGGAATTGGCAACGGAGATTTTGGAATGAAAGAAACGACTCATGaagataaa AAATCAATAccgtttaatattaaaatagatcaACCGGAAACATTTGCAGCTTCTGAACAAGAAATGGAACTACGAGAAATGCAAGAGAGTTTCGATAGAATTAAAGAAGTGACGCATGCATCTGGCATACAA GACATTGAAAGAAGATTTTTAGTGCAAAAATCTATGCATGAAGATCTCTTTGATTTGAAACAAAGATTAGTTAAATCTCTTAATGAATTGAAAACTCAAAAGAAACACCTGGACTCCAGAATGGCAATAGTAAAAGGAGTAAACATTATTGAACCCAAAAA agaTATGGTTGACGAGCTACAAATAACCAAAAGTAGATATGAAGAACAAGAAAAGAGACGAAGCAATGCAAAACTAGAGCTTGAAAAACTAACATCCTTATTGAATGAAATGGAATCTCAAGAACAGGTGTTATTACAAGTATTGGAGGAACACTTTCCTGAA gTAAATGTTTCATTAGAAGAAAGGAATGCATCTGGAACTatcaagaaaatagaaaaaatactgCAAACCAAATTAGAAGGaagatacaaatattaa